A window from Nocardioides mesophilus encodes these proteins:
- a CDS encoding MFS transporter, which translates to MSTGAVHRLPLYGWLTAEAISLTGTRVSMIALPWFVLSTTGSATQTGLVAFADMFPLVTLKALAGPLVDRVGARRIAIGADAASAVAVGLVPLLYTLGMLSFPALLALVALAGALRGPGDGAKNAMVPDLVEHAGVPMERATGLASAVERTASMAGAAIAGGLVALIGAADALLLDAASFLVSAAVLTACTRRLRPAAMRAATLAAAAGRAPAEAPGDTAATAPVASPPAGSADDGDISYLRRLREGWDFLRSDPLLLGISLMVAVTNLFDTAYVSVLVPVWAKQSGGGPGSVGLLFAVFSGGAVLGAVVAATWAARLPRYRTYLVAFLICGAPRFFVLAFDLPLGGVLAYGAVAGFGSGFINPVLGAVIFERIPAHLVGRVSSLNSALCWSLMPFGGVVGGLLIGGVGLTPALLVCGAAYLAATMLPALQPRWREMDTRRAVREERAATLAV; encoded by the coding sequence ATGAGCACCGGGGCCGTGCACCGGCTGCCGCTCTACGGGTGGCTGACCGCCGAGGCGATCTCGCTGACCGGCACCCGGGTCTCGATGATCGCGCTGCCGTGGTTCGTGCTCTCCACCACCGGCAGCGCCACCCAGACCGGCCTGGTGGCGTTCGCCGACATGTTCCCGCTGGTCACGCTCAAGGCGCTCGCCGGCCCGCTCGTGGACCGGGTCGGCGCCCGTCGGATCGCGATCGGCGCCGATGCCGCCAGCGCCGTCGCCGTCGGCCTGGTCCCGCTGCTCTACACCCTGGGGATGCTCAGCTTCCCGGCCCTGCTGGCCCTGGTGGCGCTGGCCGGCGCCCTGCGCGGACCCGGCGACGGCGCCAAGAACGCCATGGTCCCGGACCTGGTGGAGCACGCCGGCGTCCCCATGGAGCGGGCCACCGGCCTGGCGTCGGCCGTCGAGCGGACCGCCTCGATGGCCGGCGCGGCGATCGCCGGCGGGCTGGTCGCACTGATCGGTGCCGCCGACGCGCTGCTGCTCGACGCCGCCAGCTTCCTGGTCTCCGCAGCCGTCCTCACCGCGTGCACCCGGCGACTCCGCCCGGCGGCGATGCGGGCCGCCACGCTGGCCGCCGCGGCGGGGCGCGCACCGGCGGAGGCCCCGGGCGACACGGCGGCGACCGCGCCCGTCGCGTCCCCGCCGGCCGGATCCGCGGACGACGGCGACATCTCCTACCTGCGGCGGCTGCGCGAGGGCTGGGACTTCCTGCGCAGCGACCCGCTGCTGCTCGGCATCTCGTTGATGGTCGCGGTGACCAACCTCTTCGACACCGCCTACGTGTCGGTGCTGGTGCCGGTCTGGGCGAAGCAGTCCGGAGGCGGACCCGGCTCGGTCGGCCTGCTGTTCGCGGTGTTCAGCGGTGGCGCGGTCCTCGGCGCGGTGGTGGCGGCCACCTGGGCGGCCCGGCTGCCGCGCTACCGCACCTACCTGGTGGCGTTCCTGATCTGCGGCGCACCCCGGTTCTTCGTGCTGGCCTTCGACCTGCCGCTCGGCGGGGTGCTCGCCTACGGCGCAGTGGCCGGTTTCGGCAGCGGCTTCATCAACCCGGTCCTGGGCGCGGTGATCTTCGAGCGGATCCCGGCGCACCTCGTCGGTCGGGTCAGCTCGCTCAACTCCGCCCTGTGCTGGTCGCTGATGCCCTTCGGCGGTGTGGTCGGCGGCCTGCTCATCGGGGGCGTGGGGCTCACCCCCGCGCTGCTGGTCTGCGGGGCGGCGTACCTCGCCGCCACCATGCTCCCGGCGCTCCAGCCACGGTGGCGAGAGATGGACACGCGTCGCGCGGTCCGGGAGGAGCGGGCCGCCACCCTGGCCGTCTGA
- a CDS encoding winged helix-turn-helix domain-containing protein, producing MELNRITPDPSALKALSHPVRLRILGLLRAEGPSTATALAQRLGMNSGATSYHLRQLHQHGFVAEDTERGNARDRWWRAAHQATQTAAEDSPESREAIDAFQQAVAIVHTEALQRAVEEAPTRPARWRRASTLSDWELRLTPERSEQLMRTLTDLVSSWQEDEPGADGAANFALQLHTFPRPGELAPEERS from the coding sequence ATGGAGCTGAACCGGATCACCCCCGACCCCTCGGCGCTGAAGGCGCTCTCCCACCCGGTACGCCTGCGGATCCTGGGCCTGCTGCGGGCGGAGGGGCCGAGCACCGCCACCGCCCTGGCCCAGCGGCTGGGCATGAACAGCGGGGCGACGTCGTACCACCTGCGCCAGCTGCACCAGCACGGCTTCGTCGCCGAGGACACCGAGCGCGGCAACGCCCGCGACCGCTGGTGGCGGGCCGCACACCAGGCCACCCAGACCGCCGCCGAGGACAGCCCGGAGAGCCGGGAGGCGATCGACGCCTTTCAGCAGGCGGTCGCCATCGTCCACACCGAGGCGCTCCAGCGCGCGGTGGAGGAGGCACCGACCCGGCCCGCCCGGTGGCGCCGCGCCTCGACGCTGAGCGACTGGGAGCTGCGGCTGACCCCGGAGCGCTCCGAACAGCTGATGCGCACCCTCACCGACCTGGTGTCGAGCTGGCAGGAGGACGAGCCGGGCGCCGACGGCGCGGCCAACTTCGCCCTCCAGCTGCACACCTTCCCCCGCCCCGGGGAGCTGGCGCCGGAGGAGCGGTCATGA
- a CDS encoding inorganic diphosphatase: MEFDVLVEIPKGQRNKYEVDHETGRIRLDRTLFTSTQYPADYGFIENTLGLDSDPLDALVLLQEPTFPGCLIRCRAIGMFRMTDEAGGDDKVLCVPATDPRLEHLRDISHVSKFDRLEIQHFFEVYKDLEPGKSVEGANWVGRTEAEAEVVASFERAKGTSHQH; encoded by the coding sequence GTGGAGTTCGACGTCCTGGTGGAGATCCCCAAGGGTCAGCGCAACAAGTACGAGGTCGACCACGAGACAGGACGCATCCGCCTGGACCGGACGCTGTTCACCTCCACCCAGTACCCCGCTGACTACGGCTTCATCGAGAACACGCTCGGACTCGACAGCGACCCGCTCGACGCCCTCGTGCTGCTGCAGGAGCCGACCTTCCCCGGCTGCCTGATCCGCTGCCGCGCGATCGGGATGTTCCGCATGACCGACGAGGCCGGCGGCGACGACAAGGTCCTCTGCGTCCCGGCCACCGACCCGCGGCTCGAGCACCTGCGCGACATCAGCCACGTGTCGAAGTTCGACCGGCTGGAGATCCAGCACTTCTTCGAGGTCTACAAGGACCTCGAGCCCGGCAAGTCGGTCGAGGGCGCCAACTGGGTGGGGCGCACCGAGGCCGAGGCCGAGGTCGTGGCCTCCTTCGAGCGCGCCAAGGGCACGTCGCACCAGCACTGA
- the dacB gene encoding D-alanyl-D-alanine carboxypeptidase/D-alanyl-D-alanine endopeptidase, giving the protein MSQGDAEPVADDASRPVPASGRRLRRWSTGLVVVLLLAALTTYQFDLGTRWFDLGPPSPVSEPAKVPPPPGLSLPQLGTAPAVAESTAPADADPVAVRRAVAALAASRALGPRVAVDVAQLSDGESVLSQGPAKVTPASTLKLLTAGAALVQLGADHRFTTSVVRSGPRGPIVLVGGGDPFLASQPVDDADVYPPRADVQTLARSTARTLRASGRDRVQLRYDASLFSGPQLSPHWGASYFPDNVVTPISSLWVDEGLQPNGYQRYADPAAAAAEVFADALRERGIKVVGQLRPGRAAPESTELAAVQSAPLGQIVERVLQVSDNEGAEVLARHVALAAGAPATFEGGAAAVLETLGGVGVDVAGNQTFDGSGLSRDDRLRPETLLSLLHVAATSEQHPELRRLLSGLPVAGFTGSLTYRFDTGSPLGLGAVRAKTGTLTGVHGLAGTVTTRDGAVLEFVAIADRVALRDNATAQAIVDRLAAALAACRCAA; this is encoded by the coding sequence GTGTCGCAGGGTGATGCGGAGCCGGTCGCCGACGACGCTTCGCGACCCGTGCCGGCCTCGGGACGCAGGCTGCGCCGCTGGTCGACGGGGCTCGTCGTCGTGCTGCTGCTGGCCGCGCTGACGACGTACCAGTTCGACCTCGGCACCCGCTGGTTCGACCTGGGGCCGCCGTCGCCGGTCAGCGAGCCGGCGAAGGTGCCGCCGCCGCCCGGCCTCTCGCTGCCGCAGCTGGGGACGGCCCCCGCGGTCGCTGAGTCCACCGCGCCGGCGGATGCCGACCCGGTGGCGGTACGGCGGGCCGTGGCCGCCCTCGCCGCGAGCCGCGCGCTGGGCCCGCGGGTGGCCGTGGACGTCGCGCAGCTCTCCGACGGGGAGAGCGTGCTCAGCCAGGGTCCCGCCAAGGTGACGCCCGCCTCCACGCTGAAGCTGCTCACCGCCGGGGCGGCGCTGGTGCAGCTCGGTGCCGACCACCGGTTCACCACCTCCGTGGTGCGCTCGGGGCCGCGGGGCCCGATCGTGCTCGTCGGTGGCGGCGACCCGTTCCTGGCCAGCCAGCCGGTGGACGACGCCGACGTCTACCCGCCCCGCGCGGACGTGCAGACGCTGGCCCGTTCCACCGCCCGGACCTTGCGGGCATCGGGCCGTGACCGGGTGCAGCTGCGCTACGACGCCTCCCTGTTCTCGGGGCCGCAGCTGAGCCCGCACTGGGGGGCGTCGTACTTCCCCGACAACGTGGTCACCCCGATCAGCTCGTTGTGGGTCGACGAGGGGCTGCAGCCGAACGGCTACCAGCGCTACGCCGACCCGGCGGCCGCGGCCGCGGAGGTCTTCGCCGACGCGCTGCGGGAGCGCGGGATCAAGGTCGTCGGACAGCTCCGCCCCGGGCGCGCGGCGCCGGAGAGCACCGAGCTCGCTGCCGTGCAGAGCGCCCCGCTGGGCCAGATCGTGGAGCGCGTGCTGCAGGTGAGCGACAACGAGGGGGCCGAGGTGCTCGCCCGGCACGTCGCGCTGGCCGCCGGTGCGCCCGCCACCTTCGAGGGCGGCGCCGCCGCGGTGCTCGAGACCCTGGGCGGGGTCGGCGTCGACGTCGCCGGCAACCAGACGTTCGACGGGTCCGGACTGTCCCGGGACGACCGGCTCCGGCCGGAGACGCTGCTGAGCCTGCTGCACGTCGCGGCGACCTCCGAGCAGCACCCGGAGCTGCGGCGGCTCCTGAGCGGGCTGCCGGTCGCCGGCTTCACCGGCTCGCTGACCTACCGCTTCGACACCGGCTCACCGCTCGGGCTGGGTGCGGTGCGGGCCAAGACCGGCACGCTCACCGGGGTGCACGGGCTGGCCGGTACGGTCACCACCCGGGACGGGGCGGTGCTGGAGTTCGTCGCCATCGCCGACCGGGTCGCGCTGCGGGACAACGCCACCGCCCAGGCGATCGTGGACCGGCTCGCGGCGGCGCTGGCCGCCTGCCGCTGCGCCGCCTGA
- a CDS encoding zinc-dependent metalloprotease — MVRRSTMIDWDLAVSAASRMAGPGPNISRAEAEDAVAELRGGAGLSTPLVREFTGLVAQERTAPVLVVDRAGWIQANADGFAQVLSPLVDKLQQRKGAPSPMAEAVGSRVTGLEVGALLGFMSSKVLGQFDPFYGLDDADPAAPAGRLLLVAPNIVHAENEMDVDRRDFRLWVCLHEETHRVQFTAVPWMRDHINAQIDGLVGGVEVDPARLASMVGEGARRIGDVLRGDEEVSLLELFSSPQQREVLDRITAVMSLLEGHADVVMDGVGPEVIPSVAAIRRRFNERRKGAGPLDRVLRRLLGLEAKMAQYRNGAAFVRGAVDKVGMEGFNAVWVGPENLPSRDEIGDPEAWVRRVHG, encoded by the coding sequence ATGGTGCGACGCTCGACGATGATCGACTGGGACCTGGCTGTGTCAGCCGCCTCGCGGATGGCTGGGCCGGGGCCCAACATCTCGCGTGCTGAGGCGGAGGACGCGGTCGCCGAGCTGCGCGGCGGCGCGGGGCTGTCCACGCCGCTGGTGCGCGAGTTCACCGGGCTGGTCGCCCAGGAGCGCACTGCGCCGGTCCTGGTCGTGGACCGCGCCGGCTGGATCCAAGCCAACGCCGACGGCTTCGCCCAGGTGCTCTCGCCGCTGGTGGACAAGCTCCAGCAGCGCAAGGGCGCCCCGTCCCCGATGGCGGAGGCCGTGGGGTCCCGGGTGACAGGCCTCGAGGTGGGCGCACTGCTCGGCTTCATGTCCTCGAAGGTGCTCGGCCAGTTCGACCCCTTCTACGGCCTCGACGACGCCGACCCGGCGGCCCCGGCCGGCCGGCTGCTGCTGGTGGCCCCCAACATCGTCCACGCCGAGAACGAGATGGACGTCGACCGGCGCGACTTCCGGCTCTGGGTGTGCCTGCACGAGGAGACCCACCGGGTGCAGTTCACGGCGGTGCCGTGGATGCGCGACCACATCAATGCCCAGATCGACGGGCTCGTCGGCGGCGTCGAGGTGGACCCGGCCCGACTGGCCTCGATGGTCGGCGAGGGCGCGCGCCGGATCGGTGACGTGCTGCGCGGCGACGAGGAGGTCTCGTTGCTCGAGCTGTTCTCCTCGCCGCAGCAGCGCGAGGTGCTCGACCGGATCACCGCGGTGATGTCGCTGCTCGAGGGGCACGCCGACGTCGTCATGGACGGTGTCGGCCCGGAGGTGATCCCGTCGGTGGCCGCGATCCGGCGCCGGTTCAACGAGCGGCGCAAGGGCGCCGGACCGCTGGACCGCGTGCTGCGCCGGCTGCTCGGCCTCGAGGCGAAGATGGCGCAGTACCGCAACGGCGCGGCCTTCGTCCGCGGAGCCGTGGACAAGGTCGGCATGGAGGGCTTCAACGCGGTCTGGGTCGGTCCGGAGAACCTGCCGAGCCGCGACGAGATCGGCGACCCCGAGGCCTGGGTGCGCCGCGTGCACGGCTAG
- the tilS gene encoding tRNA lysidine(34) synthetase TilS, whose product MSLDPAVAAVRRAVRSALAGLPGPEEPSSAGVPPVLVACSGGADSLALLAATVFEARGSRRVVGVTVDHGLQEGSAGHTARVVQQMATLGADETVSVRVRVEPAGRGPEAAAREARYAVLEEVAGRTGAAAVLLGHTADDQAETVLLGLTRGSGGRSIAGMRRGFGPFLRPLLDLTRAQTEAACTAQGIGFWSDPHNDDDRFTRSRVRRHVLPVLEAELGPGVAATLARTADQVREDVEALDALADAARQEAAVAGEPGALDARVLAGQLPALRRRVLRLAALAAGSPGAELFRVHVLAMDALVTDWHGQREVQLPGHVSVRRSGGVLRFARGPVAG is encoded by the coding sequence GTGAGCCTGGATCCTGCGGTCGCCGCCGTACGCCGTGCCGTCCGGTCCGCGCTGGCCGGCCTGCCCGGACCGGAGGAGCCGTCGTCGGCCGGCGTCCCGCCGGTCCTGGTCGCCTGCTCCGGAGGTGCCGACTCGCTCGCGCTGCTGGCGGCCACGGTCTTCGAGGCCCGCGGGTCCCGGCGCGTGGTCGGGGTCACGGTCGACCACGGCCTCCAGGAAGGTTCCGCGGGCCACACGGCCCGGGTCGTGCAGCAGATGGCGACCCTCGGCGCCGACGAGACCGTCTCGGTCCGGGTGCGGGTGGAGCCGGCCGGCCGGGGTCCGGAGGCAGCAGCCCGGGAGGCGCGCTACGCCGTCCTGGAGGAGGTCGCCGGGCGCACCGGCGCGGCCGCCGTGCTCCTCGGGCACACCGCCGACGACCAGGCCGAGACGGTGCTGCTCGGGCTGACCCGCGGCTCCGGGGGCCGGTCGATCGCCGGGATGCGGCGCGGCTTCGGGCCGTTCCTGCGCCCGCTGCTCGACCTGACCCGGGCGCAGACCGAGGCCGCCTGCACGGCGCAGGGGATCGGGTTCTGGTCCGACCCGCACAACGACGACGACCGGTTCACGCGCAGCCGGGTCCGCCGGCACGTGCTGCCGGTCCTCGAGGCCGAGCTCGGCCCGGGCGTCGCCGCCACGCTCGCCCGCACCGCCGACCAGGTCCGGGAGGACGTCGAGGCGCTCGACGCGCTCGCCGACGCGGCCCGGCAGGAGGCCGCTGTCGCCGGCGAGCCCGGCGCCCTGGACGCCCGGGTGCTCGCCGGCCAGCTTCCGGCGCTGCGCCGTCGCGTGCTGCGACTGGCCGCACTGGCCGCCGGCTCGCCCGGCGCCGAGCTGTTCCGCGTGCACGTGCTGGCGATGGACGCCCTGGTGACCGACTGGCACGGCCAGCGCGAGGTGCAGCTGCCCGGGCACGTGTCGGTGCGGCGCAGCGGGGGCGTGCTGCGGTTCGCCCGCGGGCCTGTGGCAGGCTGA
- the hpt gene encoding hypoxanthine phosphoribosyltransferase: MDEKDIEGDLVSVLYTEADIQQRLGELAAAIEKDYEGKEILLVGVLKGAVMVMADLARHFGRHVEMDWMAISSYGSGTKSSGVVRILKDLDTDISGRHVLVVEDIIDTGLTLSWLISNLASRGPASVEICTLLRKPEAQQMSVDVKYVGYDIPNEFVVGYGLDYAEKYRNLRSIGTLAPHVYS, from the coding sequence ATGGACGAGAAGGACATCGAGGGCGACCTGGTCAGCGTCCTCTACACCGAGGCCGACATCCAGCAGCGGCTCGGTGAGCTCGCCGCCGCGATCGAGAAGGACTACGAGGGCAAGGAGATCCTGCTCGTCGGCGTCCTCAAGGGCGCGGTCATGGTGATGGCCGACCTGGCCCGGCACTTCGGCCGGCACGTCGAGATGGACTGGATGGCGATCTCGTCGTACGGCTCGGGGACCAAGTCCTCCGGCGTCGTCCGGATCCTCAAGGACCTCGACACCGACATCAGCGGCCGCCACGTCCTGGTGGTCGAGGACATCATCGACACCGGGCTGACGCTCTCCTGGCTGATCTCCAACCTGGCCTCGCGCGGTCCGGCCTCGGTCGAGATCTGCACGCTGCTTCGCAAGCCCGAGGCCCAGCAGATGAGCGTGGACGTGAAGTACGTCGGCTACGACATCCCCAACGAGTTCGTGGTCGGCTACGGCCTCGACTACGCCGAGAAGTACCGCAACCTGCGCTCGATCGGCACCCTCGCCCCGCACGTCTACTCCTGA
- the ftsH gene encoding ATP-dependent zinc metalloprotease FtsH, whose product MDVKRIFRGPWLWIVVAVVGVLVALQYLAPNGGYDQIDTSTMVKDIKDGSVKEITFIDGDQEIRATLDDGTKVISSWVSGQQQSIIAEAQKQVEAGKIETANSQNPQPSLLGSILATFLPFVLIILLFLFLMNQVQGGGGRVMQFGKSKAKLISKDMPKTTFDDVAGCQEAIEELGEIKEFLQEPAKFQAVGAKIPKGVLLYGPPGTGKTLLARAVAGEAGVPFYSISGSDFVEMFVGVGASRVRDLFEQAKENAPAIVFIDEIDAVGRHRGAGMGGGHDEREQTLNQLLVEMDGFDVRGGVILIAATNRPDILDPALLRPGRFDRQIGVEAPDLAGRHKILQVHSRGKPMATDVDLMSVARRTPGFTGADLANVLNEAALLTARENSKMIDDAALDEAIDRVIAGPQKRTRLMSEKEKLITAYHEGGHALVAAALPGTDPVHKVTILPRGRALGYTMVLPDEDKYSQTRSEMLDKLAYMLGGRAAEEMVFHDPTTGAGNDIDKATSLARAMVTQYGMTERLGAIKLGEAQGEPFLGRDMGHTRNYSEDVAAIVDEETKKLLSVAHQEAFDILEENRDVLDSLVTELLDKETLDKAAVAAVFEPLRRRPLRPAWTGSPDRSPSSIPPVDVPKSASNGHHPGTEAGVILTPPGSGGDVHGDPGVSS is encoded by the coding sequence ATGGACGTTAAGCGAATTTTCCGCGGCCCCTGGTTGTGGATCGTGGTGGCTGTCGTGGGCGTGCTCGTCGCGCTGCAGTACCTCGCTCCGAACGGCGGGTACGACCAGATCGACACCTCGACGATGGTCAAGGACATCAAGGACGGCTCCGTCAAGGAGATCACGTTCATCGATGGCGACCAGGAGATCCGGGCCACGCTCGACGACGGCACCAAGGTCATCTCGTCGTGGGTCTCCGGCCAGCAGCAGAGCATCATCGCCGAGGCCCAGAAGCAGGTCGAGGCCGGCAAGATCGAGACGGCGAACTCCCAGAACCCGCAGCCCAGCCTGCTCGGCTCGATCCTGGCGACCTTCCTGCCGTTCGTGCTGATCATCCTGCTGTTCCTGTTCCTGATGAACCAGGTCCAGGGCGGCGGCGGCCGGGTCATGCAGTTCGGCAAGTCCAAGGCCAAGCTGATCTCCAAGGACATGCCGAAGACGACCTTCGACGACGTCGCCGGCTGCCAGGAGGCGATCGAGGAGCTCGGCGAGATCAAGGAGTTCCTCCAGGAGCCGGCCAAGTTCCAGGCCGTCGGCGCCAAGATCCCCAAGGGCGTGCTGCTCTACGGCCCGCCCGGCACCGGCAAGACCCTGCTCGCCCGCGCCGTCGCCGGCGAGGCCGGCGTCCCGTTCTACTCGATCTCCGGCTCGGACTTCGTGGAGATGTTCGTCGGTGTCGGCGCCTCCCGCGTCCGCGACCTGTTCGAGCAGGCCAAGGAGAACGCCCCCGCGATCGTCTTCATCGACGAGATCGACGCCGTCGGCCGGCACCGCGGTGCCGGCATGGGCGGCGGCCACGACGAGCGCGAGCAGACGCTGAACCAGCTGCTCGTGGAGATGGACGGCTTCGACGTCCGCGGCGGCGTCATCCTGATCGCCGCGACCAACCGGCCCGACATCCTCGACCCGGCGCTGCTGCGCCCGGGCCGCTTCGACCGCCAGATCGGCGTCGAGGCCCCGGACCTGGCCGGCCGCCACAAGATCCTGCAGGTGCACAGCCGGGGCAAGCCGATGGCCACCGACGTGGACCTGATGTCGGTCGCACGTCGTACGCCGGGCTTCACCGGCGCCGACCTGGCCAACGTGCTCAACGAGGCGGCGCTGCTGACCGCCCGGGAGAACTCCAAGATGATCGACGACGCCGCGCTCGACGAGGCCATCGACCGGGTCATCGCGGGGCCGCAGAAGCGCACCCGTCTGATGAGCGAGAAGGAGAAGCTCATCACCGCCTACCACGAGGGCGGCCACGCCCTGGTGGCGGCGGCGTTGCCGGGCACCGACCCCGTGCACAAGGTGACGATCCTGCCCCGCGGCCGCGCGCTCGGCTACACGATGGTGCTGCCCGACGAGGACAAGTACTCCCAGACCCGCTCGGAGATGCTCGACAAGCTGGCCTACATGCTCGGTGGTCGCGCGGCCGAGGAGATGGTCTTCCACGACCCGACCACCGGCGCCGGCAACGACATCGACAAGGCCACCTCGCTGGCCCGCGCGATGGTCACGCAGTACGGCATGACCGAGCGGCTCGGCGCGATCAAGCTCGGTGAGGCGCAGGGCGAGCCGTTCCTCGGTCGCGACATGGGCCACACCCGCAACTACTCCGAGGACGTCGCTGCGATCGTCGACGAGGAGACCAAGAAGCTGCTGAGCGTGGCGCACCAGGAGGCCTTCGACATCCTGGAGGAGAACCGCGACGTGCTCGACTCGCTGGTCACCGAGCTGCTGGACAAGGAGACCCTGGACAAGGCTGCGGTCGCCGCGGTCTTCGAGCCGCTGCGCCGGCGCCCGCTGCGACCGGCCTGGACCGGCTCCCCGGACCGCTCGCCGTCCTCGATCCCGCCCGTCGACGTGCCGAAATCGGCCTCCAACGGCCACCACCCCGGCACCGAGGCCGGCGTGATCCTGACCCCGCCGGGCAGCGGCGGCGACGTGCACGGCGACCCGGGCGTCTCTTCGTGA
- the folE gene encoding GTP cyclohydrolase I FolE: protein MPDFDQARAEAAVRELLIAVGEDPDREGLLDTPARVARAYKELLAGMHLSAEEVLTTTFDLGHDELILVRDIELWSMCEHHLVPFTGVAHIAYIPNENGRITGLSKLARLVDVFAKRPQVQERLTTQVADSLMRILEARGALVVIEAEHLCMTMRGVKKPGSKTITSAVRGSLRNPATRAEAMSLITARRH, encoded by the coding sequence ATCCCCGACTTCGACCAGGCGCGTGCCGAGGCCGCGGTGCGCGAGCTGCTCATCGCGGTCGGCGAGGACCCGGACCGCGAGGGACTGCTCGACACCCCCGCCCGGGTGGCCCGGGCCTACAAGGAGCTGCTCGCCGGCATGCACCTGAGCGCCGAGGAGGTGCTCACCACCACCTTCGACCTCGGGCACGACGAGCTGATCCTGGTCCGCGACATCGAGCTCTGGTCGATGTGCGAGCACCACCTGGTGCCGTTCACGGGCGTGGCGCACATCGCCTACATCCCCAACGAGAACGGCCGGATCACCGGGCTCTCCAAGCTGGCCCGGCTGGTGGACGTCTTCGCGAAGCGCCCCCAGGTGCAGGAGCGGTTGACCACCCAGGTGGCCGACTCGCTGATGCGGATCCTGGAGGCGCGGGGGGCGTTGGTCGTCATCGAGGCCGAGCACCTGTGCATGACGATGCGCGGGGTGAAGAAGCCCGGGTCCAAGACGATCACCTCGGCCGTCCGCGGCTCGCTGCGGAACCCGGCGACCCGCGCCGAGGCGATGAGCCTGATCACCGCCCGGCGGCACTGA
- a CDS encoding glycosyltransferase family 2 protein produces the protein MHAGLVCTVSTVRDSPENVGAFVERNLAAGADHLFVFVDDADPEVQALLSATPHVTSVPTGPGYWADQRPSELNTRQFVNANLVNTVLSCFDRVAWLVHLDGDECLDVDKASLLSLPDDVTAVGLQTLEALSRPRWDGPVDRFKFPLSRDDLWLLSTFEVVRRPRMSDYFNGHTSGKPGLRPTLDRRLGIHRVVDHEGHSVKPLRSEDLRLLHYESYSGEEFVRKWLAHLSSGSPSSFQPRKSRIRACVRSILAKDHLGEERKRELLMEVYRRLVQDDAETLEELGFLMTPPAQRHGYRPSGFDSTELAEVRTLLELLAGADKRHFGFPGYSLHPAPLLRSLREELGEGEPGPAQRLSHGLERAGTEPETQWHVEGRVVARPPHGGGRRDHGKTGDHADRGETGDHTEGGGTGENSDRGETQTGVSAAGR, from the coding sequence GTGCACGCCGGGCTGGTCTGCACGGTGAGCACCGTCAGGGACTCCCCCGAGAACGTCGGGGCGTTCGTGGAGCGCAACCTGGCGGCAGGCGCCGACCACCTGTTCGTCTTCGTCGACGACGCGGACCCGGAGGTGCAGGCGCTGCTGTCGGCGACCCCGCACGTCACCTCGGTGCCGACCGGCCCCGGCTACTGGGCCGACCAGCGCCCCTCCGAGCTGAACACCCGGCAGTTCGTGAACGCGAACCTGGTCAATACCGTGCTCAGCTGCTTCGACCGGGTCGCGTGGCTCGTCCACCTCGACGGCGACGAGTGCCTCGACGTGGACAAGGCGTCGCTGCTGTCGCTGCCCGACGACGTGACCGCGGTGGGCCTGCAGACGCTCGAGGCGCTCAGCCGGCCGCGGTGGGACGGCCCGGTGGACCGGTTCAAGTTCCCCCTGTCCCGCGACGACCTCTGGCTGCTGAGCACGTTCGAGGTCGTACGCCGACCGCGGATGAGCGACTACTTCAACGGACACACCAGCGGCAAGCCCGGCCTGCGACCGACGCTCGACCGGAGGCTGGGCATCCACCGGGTGGTCGACCACGAGGGGCACAGCGTGAAGCCGCTGCGCTCCGAGGACCTGCGGCTGCTCCACTACGAGTCTTACTCGGGCGAGGAGTTCGTCCGCAAGTGGCTGGCGCACCTCTCCAGCGGATCGCCCTCGAGCTTCCAGCCGCGCAAGAGCCGCATCCGCGCCTGCGTCCGGTCGATCCTGGCCAAGGACCACCTCGGCGAGGAGCGCAAGCGCGAGCTGCTGATGGAGGTCTACCGCCGGCTCGTCCAGGACGACGCCGAGACCCTGGAGGAGCTCGGCTTCCTCATGACGCCGCCGGCGCAGCGGCACGGCTACCGGCCCTCCGGCTTCGACAGCACCGAGCTCGCCGAGGTGCGGACGCTGCTCGAACTGCTCGCGGGCGCAGACAAGAGGCACTTCGGATTCCCGGGCTACTCCCTGCACCCGGCGCCGCTGCTGCGGTCGTTGCGCGAGGAGCTCGGCGAGGGGGAACCCGGGCCGGCACAGCGCCTGTCACACGGTCTGGAGCGGGCCGGCACCGAGCCGGAGACCCAGTGGCACGTCGAGGGACGGGTGGTCGCCCGGCCACCGCACGGCGGCGGGCGCCGCGACCACGGTAAGACCGGCGACCACGCCGACCGGGGCGAGACCGGCGACCACACCGAAGGCGGCGGGACCGGCGAGAACAGCGACCGCGGCGAGACCCAGACGGGAGTCAGTGCCGCCGGGCGGTGA